The genomic window aaaaggttaaagttCCAGtagatatattttaatatttgaagtATTCCAGAgctctttatttattaagaaaCAAATCTTCCTGTGAACCAAGGAGATCAGAGTTTTTTCTAGTTTGGAGAGAGAACATGAATCTCTGAACTGAATTTCATAACAATCCATCTATCAGttgatgaaatattttactGCACATCACTAATGTGAACCTCacgacggtgtgtgtgtgtgtgtgtgtgtgtgtgtgtgtgtgtgtgtgtgtgtgtgtgtgtgtgtgtgtgtgtgtgtgtgtgtgtgtgtgtgtgtgtgtgtgtgtgtgtgtgtgtgtgtgtgctgacctTCTTCAGGATCACAAAGTCGTTCTCCAGGTTGTTCCTCTTGTTGATCTCGTCCTCATAcctgcagcagagacacagatgAGGTGTCACACTGATCTGCTCTGATCTCCCAGACCTCCTCCTGACTTCACCTACTTGTGTTTGTAGTCCTCCACCAGACCTCCTCCTGACTTCACCTACTTGTGTTTGTAGTCCTCCACCAGACCTCCTCCTGACTTCACCTACTTGTGTTTGTAGTCCTCCACCAGACCTCCTCCTGACTTCACCTACTTGTGTTTGTAGTCCTCCACCAGACCTCCTCCTGACTTCAcctacttgtgtttgtgtccaccagACCTCCTCCTGACCACCTACAGTCCTCCTCAGACCTCCCTGACTTCACCTACTTGTGTTTGTAGTCCTCCACCAGACCCTGCATGTTCCTCAGCTCCCCGTCCAGCTTCGTCTTGTCGTTGTTGACCAGGTCCATCTGGCGCCGCAGACCCGCCATGTAGGCCTCGAACAGGGGCTCCACGTTGGACCGGCCCGGGCCCTGACCCTGCAGCAGGTCCAGCTTGGTCTCCAGCAtcttgttctgctgctccaggaATCGGACCTGAACCgcgaaggaggaggaagagacaccagagaaaccagagaggaggagatattCTGTGTTACATTAAAGTTGATAAAATACatggatttatatattttaaattctctGCATGCTTTTACGTTTTGTGcttctgctctgtttgtttttagtgtctaacaATGCTGCATCATTTTGTCTCTATTCAATGTCCCACTTTGATGATTAAGAACTCTTGACTTAAATATATTAGAGTTTATTACAACATTAATTAAGTTTCATACAGTTTGCGATCAGCTGGAAGGAACAAATCAGCGTTTAACCGTCCAGACTTTTAGGGATGGCAGTCAGAATCATCATCAACGTCTTCATCTGATCTTTACcttcataaataaatgtgacgGCCTCTCAAACAGAGCGTTGTATATAAATCACACTTTCCTTCATGTTGCATAGTTTCCTACATTACAGGTAAAATAATAGTTGCAGCCATAGAGAAGAATAAGAAGCGGCATCGTTCCAGCTCCATCTCAACAACATCATCACCTGACTGTATCGTGTTTCCTGCCTGAGGAAACGTATCCTCCACCTATtgttcctcctccctcctcacaaAGCCTCCTCTCAGTTCGGAGCAGAATGATCTCCCTCAGAGACACGACCACACCAAGTCTGACCTGAATCATCAGGTTACAGCTCACGGCTCAATGGGGCTTAAATATCCACAGATTCAGGCTTTAAATGACTCTTTTTGGAGCTTTAACTGATCTGGTTCCTTTCTGCTACAAACCAGGATCAATAATCACATTTCACAGTGTCTCATTGGTCCTCCTTCAGGTTCAAACTGCAGCAGATAACATCAGAATAGTGACGAGGGGGGGCAGCTCTCTAAAGTTACACTTTAACTAAAGGTTTGTTTGTTAGTCCGTCGACTCGACTTTGCCTTTTAGCAGctcagaaaagaagaagaagaagaagaagaagaagaagaagaagaagaagaagaagaagaagaagaagaagaagaagaagaagaagaagaagaagaagaagtattCCTTCCTCGTGACAATCTAAACTCAGGAACCTGAGATAAAATCTAGAACCTGTTCTCCTGTGTTTAATGGATTCTGGCCCGGATGCAGCAGCAGGTTCCAggtttccatccatccatcaattaTTCAGCCATAATGACTCCAGGTTGAACAAACAGAGACTCAGTCGTCTGGAGACGACCTCTCGAAACATTCAGTCCAAAAAGCACTGAAACTGCAATGCTGCATATATATTTACTACATCCTGTTGCAGAGaatatggttattttttttgcattaaagggACTACACTAAGCTGGTTATTGGATCGATCCCAGTTTGTATATGAAAACACTGAGTCCTCCATAAAcaggttagtcacggagttccacaaggtcCTGTGCTGGGACCATTCTATGGTCTAtggtctatatatatatatatatatatatatataacaagaAGTTCTTAGAAAAACAATCTTactttttctcactttgaaCATTTAATGGGATTACAATTCTGCatattctgctttatttatttacctttatttaaccagaataCTCAACTAAGGACCAGTTCTCATTTACTGGAAACATAATGTTTAAAGAATTATCTTCAACCTTCCAGATACTTTATCACTGTGAGTGTTTGTGcgacatttaaaacatgtaaatcgGCCAATAGAAACGCTTCAGGAGTTTGGTTTTGTGGATTCTGTCTCTGGACGCTGGCAGTGTCTCTGCTGATGTGAGAAGACAACAATGGCTCTTTGTGAGAATGTCACTGACTCCGTGAGAAAGCAGAGACGTCCGTGAGTCCGATATCAATGTCTTCATCACTGAGCTGCTTCTGTGGGAAACTTGTGTCCTTCAGGAAACTCTACAGAAAAACTACCTCTCAGGTTTACCTCCCCAGTTTACAACAGTACTTCACTCTTTTACTATCATATATACAGATATGATCATTGTGACCTTGTTAGGTCTTCATCAaggtcagcttttttttttttgggacacaTTTTGGGACACAttgaacacattttataaaacacatcaaatgcaaataaaccGCAAAGATCTAAAGGTCATTTCAAAGAGAGATATATAACTTTATCCGGATATGAACACATTATGTCACCACCAGCGGTGATgaggaataataaaaatactaaaaagaaaagtgtaacAGTATTAGAGAGACATAAAGTCAGCAAACTAACTGTAATATGAGCTAACGTTAGATAATGTTATCCTAGTTATCCACTGTGAGGTCGTACCAGACCAAGACGAGCAAAGAcgtgttttatttatcatgaattcaacttttttgtaaaagtgtgttatttcattttcaacagttacatattttaatttgatacattttaaaagttgaaagattgaagataaaacataaatgcattaCTTGGTTTatacaatgtcagaaaatagtggaaaatattttacaatcCAATTCCTAAAGCCcaatgtgatgttttatttaatctacaTTAAAACACCAGAGAACAGctgcaaatcctcacatttaagaggCTTGAATCATAGAATATGTCTTTGTTTTGAACTTTAAAAATTAAGTTATTAGTTGCTGATTAATTTTCTGCAGAGATGaaagaagtactaataccacagtctATACAAGTAAAATTATTAACATCAAAACATACTAGAAGTACTCGTcatgcaaaatataatatattacattattgtattataattattgatgcatcgatgtgtttttaactttaaaggtggagctcattttaatgactgctggtagttttatttataatgataCATCATCATTAGTAGTTGACTATATTTAGTTTaatcagtaaatacatttacttgGGTAAAGTGTGGAGTATTTAATGACGCGCTGTCTGATGTCCTGTGATGGAGTGACTGAGTCTCTACCTTGTCTATGAAGGTGGCAAAGCGGTTGTTGAGGCTCTTGATCTGCTCCTTCTCGTGGGCTCGGCTCATGGACAGGCTGGGGTCGATCTCCAGGTTGAGGGGGGCCAGCAGGCTCTTATTGACGGACAGGGAGGCCAGCGGGTGGTGAAGCCCGTTGGTGCTGGCGTacagagagctgctgctcaGGGAGACGCCTCCGAAGGCCCCCTGACCGGGACCGAAGCCGCTCAGCCTCCTGGACCCACTGCTGCTCCGGACCGAGTTACTGGAGCTGATCCGCTTGGTACGACTCAGACTcatggtggaggagggagagaaaagatggaggaaagatggaggtatgaaagcagagagagatatatgaaagggaaaacaaacagttggaggaagaagaaagaagtttaCGATGAAATGTGAATaagaagatgaaaaaggaggccgagcagagagcagctgagTGAATGATGGAGTGAACCAGGTGAGTCTAGGATGTCAGACCACAGTGAGGCAGCTCAGGTGACTCGAGGCCTTTTAATCCTCCTGTGGGTGGAgtcggtggaggaggagagaagctgCAGCACCAGAGATGTGGTGTCAGATATCTACACTTCCTGACTATTAGAGGACATGCCAATAAGTTACCTGTTCTTCTTGCAAAAATAGGTACAAGATTATGTGATTATGCTTTaagattatctttttttttgccgtcCAAAATGAGATCGTAATCTATAAACTAACCATTTAGTGGTAACTAAATGGTTAGTTTATAGGTtaggtccggacggcatcagctcaaggctcctcagatcctgcgcagaccagctgtgcaggatagtggagcaactctttaacttgagcttgaagctggggagggtaccacagctatggaagacgtcctgcgtggtaccagtcccaaagaccccggggccaaggacttcagcagcttcaggccggtggctttaacatcccacctgatgaagaccctggagcggctggtccttgtgcacctccgccccctggtgatctcatctttggaccctcttcagttcgcttATCAGCCTgtcatcggggtggatgacgctgtcatctacctgctacaaagacgcctttctcacctggaaaaggctggaagcactgtgagagtcatgttctccGACTTCTCCAgagccttcaacaccatccagcctttgcttctgagggacaaactggagcagaccggggtggaccaccacctcactgcgtggatcctggactacctcaccaacctgTGGATCCTCTACTGTTCTTATGTTTTTtactgctcatttgcttatttatttataatactaattttgatcttgtgtttttatttgttttatttactatgtctcttgttttgcactatcctctttgctgctgtaatcctgtaaatttccccgctgcgggactaataaaggattatcttatcttatcttatctttaataaTTCCTCTGGAGTCCTTTCTGGAGACAAATATCTGATCTTCTAGAGTCAGTTTTTTTCTACTTATCTTCACTGTAATGTTTGAGCTGGTTAACATGTGCACTGATCTGTTCGTGTCGTTGTGTTTCACGCTACTTTGGGTTTTAGATCATTCACgtttttttaatgctaaaacATAATATCACATAATTGACATGTTATcacagaaataaactacaaacactgaaacattacACCTTGAAACACTTGTTTATCTCCACATCCATCAGTTGGAGATCAACATGATGATTCATCaggtataatataatatacctgctttaacatactcttatttgtttacttgtttactttttaccatattttattgtatattttcatatttccattttaaactATGTCTTGTTGTgttagttgtgtgtttgttatttactgtacgcaccaatTACTCACCTAGcaaaattccttgtatgtgtaacatacttggcaataaacagattctgattctgaggtgtatttgtgtttgtgtcacctgataaatgtcattttaatattcactcttttagctctgtttttggtctccaccacctcctgaggaaGTAAATTATACCGTCAGGATGACTTGCAGATTTTTGTTGACATAAATAATTCTGCACAATGAAGCTCAAACATCTGAGAGAAGTaacgacaaacaaaacacatatttgagTCTTTCTTCCCCaacaatgtttaaaacatgatttaattattaaaactgttaaagaGAAGTCAAACTAAATTAATTCAACATTACAATCAAGTCAATTTTCATATTATTAGAAGAATACATGCTGTATATAACTCTGATAATGCGTTCAATGATCTTGAAGTCTGTCCTTCGTCTTTTGTCCTAACGTTTTCTCTTGGCTGGTGTGTTTGATGACGGTCCAATCTTCCTTTTTCCTGtcatattcttcttcttctgttgtacTGAAATGTGCAGTTGacccagaaaaaacaaacattaaaggataattatatttcacattttttccacTGAGTGTTAAGACAATACTTTTATGCTCATATGTACATCTAAAGCATTTGTTTGCTGAGCTGTCAGgatgtaacaaaaacaaaaacactgtaactgtaactgactgaaaatgaaacagcTTTGTCTTAGcttatataatatgtttttctgcattcaCTTAAATAGAATTGCTTTGCGGCCATTGCTTTGCGGCCAGTTTGGACTTGAGAAACCATTCACCGAATATCCTCAGCAGATTTAATGACCGTTATCGTCTACTAATATGGTTTATTACTGCTACGAGTACAAGAAGACGACGCTGACCTCTAGGGGTCGTAGTAATTATGGCGGGAGCAAAgaaggaagtcaggtgacgtagtatTAAAAGCGACAAAGTCTGCGTAGGGAGGAGTTCAGGGTTGATGGACGGGTCAATCAAACtgaggactttcacccaggtgaGCGCTGTTCAGGTCAAAcataaagtcaacattgacttattttactgtacttttgttacataacttactTTAGCCTGACCTCTAGGTAGGGACCCACTGAACTAAACTAGCTGGTTGTGTATAAAGTCGTTAAAACTACAGTATGTTTCAGCAGGACTATTCAAACTTatagtacattttgctgataaaactacatttcactTGATTTAGTTTTCAGGAATTTTACTTCTAAGAGAGtacttttacattgtggtactggtacttttaagtaaaatatgtcaGCACTTCTACCGTCACTGTGCGCCGTAGGTCATCGATTAAACAGaagcagaaattgacaaaaAAGCGATAAAAGATTACGTTTGatcaaattgaattgaatctgaTTTAAAGTGTTCAGAATGTTATATTTCTGATAACAGTTACAGTTACTCTCCTGTCACCATAAcgtcaataaaaacaaagctaCCTCTCTTCTGTCCTTTAGGGGACGCTGTCCTCTTTCGTTTCGGTGCTCTGGGTCTCTGAAGGTTCTTCAGCTCCACCTCCACAGGGTAGTGGTCACTGATTCTCTGAGCCTGGAAACCAAATACAGTTTGAATAATAACAATGAAGATAAAACGATCAATGAGTTAAACACATAGTTGTCTCACTTCTTTGTCCTTCAGGTTGAACGCTGTCTGGAAGTTGAAGGACTTGGCCGAGCCGGGGACGACGCCGTTCAGCAGGGTCTTTCCATGAACTACGATCCTGTTGGCAGGAAAAGTACGAGTATcagttcatcaccaacatcatcaacaGGACAACCACCTGGATCAAACTGCAGCACTGAGACGTGAGTCACCTGTCGTAGGTGTGGTCGTTAAGGTTACTAGTCGTTGTGTCGACATCATCGTCTATCAGCCAATGATAGTCAGCAGAGCAGATGCGGATCtctgccttcttcttcttggagaGATAACGTCCATCTGCATTAAAGTCCCctaaaatcataattttctgCAAAAGAACAGGAGAAGAGGactgtgtcatctgcatacagATGTTGTTAATGTAAACTAGAAAAAGCCATGGTCCCAAAGCCCATTCTTGTGGAACGCCCTTTTCAAGAGTGAATGGCTCGGACATGACATTCCCATGTTTAACAATCTGAGAACGATTAATACTATActcaatattatattaaaagtgCATAATTAGTattatcaaaatgtactttaagtacaGTTGGAATACGAACTCCTCTGTGTCAGGAAGTTTACTTATGTTGAACTTTCTTACATTAGTTTTCCACTTCTTCTTGATAGAACTGACTACGTCATGCAGCTCGTCCAGCTCCTTCAGCGTGTCCGTGGGTTTGGTGTGGACGGGGATCAGAACCAGGTCCTTCACctctggaatacacacacatgtacagtaaacaGCCACTCAGTACacaactggaaaaaaaagtacacaccACGTATTAGAAACGCGTACTTGTAGAAGGACAGCTGAAGTGCAGGATGAAGGGCTCTCTGGCGAACGCGTCCACATCTCCAGGTTGATTGTCTTCATACTGATGAACGGCCTTCAGGGTCACATCAGCCTctctgagtcacacacacacacacacacacacacacacacacacacacacacacacacacacacacacacacacacacacacacacacacacacacacacacacacacacacacacacacacacacacgcacacacgcacatagaggtgtttgcatgcatgctACATGAACACATGCACCGTGTCTTTGGTGTGCATTCTCTCTGATTCTTTATGATACGTGTAACTGTATGTGGACCCACACATTAGCATCACACGCTTCATCACACCTGTGTTCTTACCTGTAGAAACAGACGAAGCGCTCCTTGTAGGTGTCTCGTCCCAGCTGGCGGCTGGCGATCATGGAGTAAGGACTTTTCTGTTGGAGCTGAGGTTTGGTTGGGTTAAATCAAATAGtgtgaaatggaaatgttttatgtgaCAGATAAAAAGAGCTTCTTCGCTGCAGAGAACTCACCTGTTGTTGTTGAGCTCGTTAATTAATTCCTCCATGGCCATGCCACTTTTATCCATCACCTCCAGTATCACCACCACGCTGTACCGAGACACGATCTGTCAACGCAACATTGATTAAATCCAACACACAGCTCTACAGAGAACTCACGTGCACTCGTTTTAAAGAGCTTTAtggatgaaatgatgaaggagTTTTACCTCGGTGAGGTAGTGGACCACCTTCTTgtctttgaccttttttattcCCAGGTTTTTGACATTGAAGGCTGCTATCTTCATCTTCACTTCAGAAGATTAAAACTGTTCAGAGGATGAGTAAGAAGGACAAAATAAGGAGAAAATGAGGAACATGAAAACCAGAAGAGATGGAGGTCTCACGATGAAGCGTGTGAAACTAAGAAACGAACACTGAAGAAAAAGGATGCGGTTGGTTTTGTTGAAAAGTGTTACAACACAGCGTTTAATATTCTACATTAAAATCTTCAACGTGCAGCACAGACGTGAAGATAAGAGCTAagatgaaatgttaaaacatgtttaagtatttgttttaaaatgaacttaaatTGGGAGGAAACATTATcaataacttaaatatttaaCTTCTGAAAAATAAGGATTTATTAAACATCTTACATGtcttaacacatttttgtggGGTTTTGATATTAGTATGaattatttgttgtattattattggtaTAAATTTCAtataatgtaaagaaaatactAATAAAAGCATTCGTTATTTTACTCGAGGTACAGAAATAttagtaaaattatttttattaaagtaacaaaagtaaaagtatttattctgCAGAATTTCATCGTTCAGatgtttgtattaatatattcataatataATAGGATTATTTAACAATCATTGATGCATTAACATGTGAGCAGCATTtcaatgttgcagctggttttCATCTGTAATAATGCTTCATATTTTAAGATGACGACATGTTTGTACAAAATGCTTTAACCTGTAAAGTAacaagtaactaaagctgtcaaataaatgtagtggagtaaaaagagTAAGTATTTATCTCTGAGATGAAgtggaatagaagtataaagccgtataaaatggaaatacctttttttttataaatgcaaacaaaagaaacacatttttaaatcccCACAACCTAAATGCTTCAGACAAAAATAATACTCAGCTTTCTGA from Anoplopoma fimbria isolate UVic2021 breed Golden Eagle Sablefish unplaced genomic scaffold, Afim_UVic_2022 Un_contig_8874_pilon_pilon, whole genome shotgun sequence includes these protein-coding regions:
- the LOC129116653 gene encoding deoxyribonuclease gamma-like codes for the protein MIASRQLGRDTYKERFVCFYREADVTLKAVHQYEDNQPGDVDAFAREPFILHFSCPSTKVKDLVLIPVHTKPTDTLKELDELHDVVSSIKKKWKTNKIMILGDFNADGRYLSKKKKAEIRICSADYHWLIDDDVDTTTSNLNDHTYDRIVVHGKTLLNGVVPGSAKSFNFQTAFNLKDKEAQRISDHYPVEVELKNLQRPRAPKRKRTASPKGQKRVQQKKKNMTGKRKIGPSSNTPAKRKR